TAATAGCTTCTTTCGCTGTTTCAATATAGGGATTAATACTATCCCATTCTTTTTTAGAATATCCGACAGAAAAATTTCCAGTATACAATTCTATTCTATCCGATCCCGTTTTAGCCGCAGATACAACCAATTTAGGATCTGGATCTAGGAATATAGAAGTTCTAATTCCATGATTCTTTAATATTTTTATCTTTTGAGTTAAAAAATGACAATGAAAAATCGTATTCCATCCTGAATTTGAAGTAATAGCATTCTTATGATCAGGAACTAAGGTCACTTGATCTGGTTTTACATTCAATACGAGTTTCATGAATTTTTCAGTAGGGTTTCCTTCAATGTTTAATTCCGTCTTTATCACAGAATTAATATCGTAAACATCCTGATATGTAATATGTCTTTCATCAGGACGTGGATGAATAGTAATTCCTTGACATCCAAATTTTTGAACATCTATTGCTATCTGTAAAAGATTGGGGATATTTCCTCCTCTTGCATTTCTTAATGTCCCTATTTTATTTAAATTAACACTTAACTTTACCATTTAAAAAAATTCTTTCTTAGTGACTTGTGTCACTTCTAAATTAAACTCTCTAGCAGCTGTCAGTAAATGATCAAAAACACTAGCTTGTATTTGTTCATATTTAATGGATTCAGAAGTGTTTGTAAAACAGTATAATTCAACAGGAAGTCCATAAGGAGTAGGCTCTAAGTGTCTGACCATAAGTGTTTCTAATTGTGATATTCGTGGATGTTGATGCAAATATTCCAATGCATATTGACGAAATAGACCAATGTTCGTTAATCTTCTTCCATTAAGATCTATGCGAATATCAACATTTTTTTCTTTATTGAAAATATTTATTTCTTTTTGTTTTTTTTGAATATAATTTTTAATTAAGTAAACATGTTGAAATTTTTTTAATTTATCTGAGTTACAAAAATGAAAAGATTGTATATTAAATAATATGGATCTTTTGATTCTACGTATGTTCTTTTGACGCATGACTTCAAAATTAGTTACAGCTGTAGAAATTAAATCATAAGTTGGCACACTGGTTATAGTTTTATCAAAATTCTCTATTTTTGCAGAAGTTAAATTGATTTCTATAACCGTTCCTTCTATACTGTATTTTGGAATTCCTATCCAGTCTCCTACTTTTATCATTTTAGTAGAAGCCATTTGTACCCCAGAAACAAATCCCAGAATAGTGTCCCTAAAAACTAATATAACAATAGCTGTTATAGCTCCTAAACTAGTAAGTACAGTAATTAAATCATTTTTTGTAAGGATAGCAATGATAACTAAAACGCAAAATATAATGGATATAATTTTTAGTAATTGTGAAAAAGAACGGACAGCTATGGTTTGATGATTGTTTTCACTTGTAGCTATTCTCATTATGGAATTTACAACTCTAATTAAAAATTGTAAAACGATTAAAACAAATAAAATATCGAATGTTTTTTCTAAATAAATGACAATTGTATGATAATTTCTAAAAAAAGGTTCAATTAATAGAAAACCAATAGATAAAGGGAAAAAATGGGATAAACTATCAAAAACTTTATTTTCATATAAAATGTTATCCCAAACAAAATGAGTAGAGCTCACAATTCTTCTTCCTATAAAACGGACCCCTCTATTGAAAATAAATTTTAAAATTATTAATAATACAGTAAAAAATAAGATTTTACCAATTACAATAAGAGTTATAGTTCCCCATTTTTTCAAGTC
This genomic window from Blattabacterium cuenoti contains:
- a CDS encoding pyridoxine 5'-phosphate synthase; the protein is MVKLSVNLNKIGTLRNARGGNIPNLLQIAIDVQKFGCQGITIHPRPDERHITYQDVYDINSVIKTELNIEGNPTEKFMKLVLNVKPDQVTLVPDHKNAITSNSGWNTIFHCHFLTQKIKILKNHGIRTSIFLDPDPKLVVSAAKTGSDRIELYTGNFSVGYSKKEWDSINPYIETAKEAIKNHMLVNAGHDLNLDNISFLIRKIPNLAEVSIGHALISESLYMGLENTIQSYLKRIHKETLKGQSKMI
- a CDS encoding mechanosensitive ion channel family protein, yielding MCYKTEKILAKIFQIQGFYEFSHNFDLKKWGTITLIVIGKILFFTVLLIILKFIFNRGVRFIGRRIVSSTHFVWDNILYENKVFDSLSHFFPLSIGFLLIEPFFRNYHTIVIYLEKTFDILFVLIVLQFLIRVVNSIMRIATSENNHQTIAVRSFSQLLKIISIIFCVLVIIAILTKNDLITVLTSLGAITAIVILVFRDTILGFVSGVQMASTKMIKVGDWIGIPKYSIEGTVIEINLTSAKIENFDKTITSVPTYDLISTAVTNFEVMRQKNIRRIKRSILFNIQSFHFCNSDKLKKFQHVYLIKNYIQKKQKEINIFNKEKNVDIRIDLNGRRLTNIGLFRQYALEYLHQHPRISQLETLMVRHLEPTPYGLPVELYCFTNTSESIKYEQIQASVFDHLLTAAREFNLEVTQVTKKEFF